Proteins from a genomic interval of Quercus robur chromosome 9, dhQueRobu3.1, whole genome shotgun sequence:
- the LOC126698461 gene encoding zinc finger protein CONSTANS-LIKE 3 isoform X2: MLTYGNLAGLKEFWVQISGNLVQTSTILEYDLGGEGDLFKAPEPIIEEPVVSLDPMTAAMSIISCGEDVISTQGLKVADIESLRNEQLLNEVFYECRKDLLEKAAIEAPLSDGMDTKIPFMTADENQIQENKPFPDIPFQKSVSSECLSSMDWMHGAAMKPSFLDFPGMDFGTVYGMRRAFSEGDIKALGNGMSLIPSPHERPLTISNCTTEERQEKLSRYRNKKTKRNFGRKIKYACRKALADSQPRIRGRFAKTEESDGKR; this comes from the exons GGCAACCTGGTTCAGACCTCCACTATCTTGGAATATGACTTGGGAGGAGAAGGGGATCTTTTCAAAGCTCCAGAACCCATCATTGAAGAACCAGTTGTGAGCCTTGATCCCATGACAGCTGCCATGTCAATTATATCTTGTGGGGAGGATGTCATCTCCACCCAAGGGCTCAAGGTTGCAGACATTGAATCACTTCGAAATGAGCAGCTTTTGAATGAGGTTTTCTATGAGTGCAGGAAGGATCTCTTGGAAAAAGCAGCCATAGAAGCTCCACTCTCTGATGGGATGGATACCAAAATTCCTTTTATGACGGCagatgaaaaccaaattcaagaAAACAAACCATTTCCTGATATACCATTCCAGAAAAGTGTCAGCTCAGAATGTTTAAGCTCAATGGACTGGATGCATGGAGCTGCAATGAAACCAAGTTTCCTGGATTTTCCTGGAATGGATTTTGGTACAGTTTATGGAATGCGGAGGGCATTTAGCGAAGGAGACATTAAG GCTCTTGGTAATGGCATGAGCCTCATCCCCTCTCCTCATGAGCGGCCATTAACAATTAGCAACTGCACTACTGAAGAGCGCCAGGAAAAGCTTTCCAGATATAGGAATAAGAAGACAAAGAGGAACTTTGGCAGGAAAATCAAG TATGCTTGCAGGAAGGCTCTTGCTGACAGTCAACCAAGGATCCGTGGAAGGTTTGCAAAGACTGAAGAATCTGATGGAAAGAGGTAA